A genomic region of Raphanus sativus cultivar WK10039 chromosome 6, ASM80110v3, whole genome shotgun sequence contains the following coding sequences:
- the LOC108812687 gene encoding ABC transporter A family member 2 — MTLQRGLPLLWQQYTALFRKNLLLSWRSKRATFLQLFASFFFILLIFCIQEAMEKSFASSTALKTVTDPSALVSPPIPPCEDKFFVNLPCFDFVWSGNDTARARDIVNAIRANNPGRPIPQDKVLPFKSPLEVDAWLMANPLQTPGALHFMERNATVMSYGIQTNSTPEMNRGRFEDPTFKFQIPLQVAAEREIARSLIGDPKFNWVVGFKEFPHPTIEAVVALDTIGPTFFLAIAMFGFVLQISSLITEKELKLRQAMTMMGVFDTAYWLSWLTWEGILTTVSALLVVLFGMMFQFDFFLKNSFPVVFLLFMLFQLNMIGVAFMLSAFISKSSSATTVGFFVFLVGFVTQLGSSTGFPYAKKYSRTIRTLWSLFPPNTFSQGLKMLSDATSTPQDPGISWSKRAVCGPNDNTDCVITINDIYLWLLGTFCLWFVLALYFDNIVPNASGVRKSVFYFLKPGYWTGKGGSRVEEGGICSCTGSVPPVDHVTPDDEDVLEEETLVKQHAMEGLVDPNIAVQIRGLAKTYPGTTKFGCCKCKKTPAYHALKGLWMNIAKDQLFCLLGPNGAGKTTTINCLTGINPVTGGDALIYGNSIRSSVGMSNIRKMIGVCPQFDILWDALSGEEHLRLFASIKGLPPASINPMVEKSLAEVKLTEAGKIRAGSYSGGMKRRLSVAVSLIGDPKLVFLDEPTTGMDPITRRHVWDIIQETKKGRAIILTTHSMEEADILSDRIGIMAKGRLRCVGTSIRLKSRFGTGFIANISFNESNNNGENNGNGEADSREPVKKFFKDHLNVKPIEETKAFMTFVIPHDKENLLTRFFAELQDREVEFGISDIQLGLATLEEVFLNIARKAELESAAVDGTMVTLELTSGSSVEIPVGARFVGIPGTETAENPRGVMVEVYWQQDESGSLCISGHSTEMPVPDIVPATDPVAPGHGGVSLLGRRGRGQQVQGIVIDPEFVGSRRVSRSGSFASQRSSL; from the exons ATGACGTTGCAGAGAGGTTTGCCTCTTCTCTGGCAGCAGTACACGGCGCTGTTCCGCAAAAACCTTCTTCTCTCATGGCGGAGCAAGCGAGCCACGTTCCTTCAGCTCTTcgcttccttcttcttcatcctcctcaTCTTCTGCATCCAGGAGGCTATGGAGAAGAGCTTCGCTTCCTCCACCGCCCTCAAGACCGTCACCGATCCCTCCGCCCTCGTCTCTCCTCCGATCCCTCCCTGCGAGGATAAGTTCTTCGTCAATCTCCCCTGTTTCGACTTCGTCTGGAGCGGTAACGATACCGCCAGGGCGAGAGACATTGTCAACGCGATTAGGGCTAATAATCCTGGCAGACCGATCCCCCAAGACAAG GTTCTACCATTCAAGAGTCCGTTGGAAGTAGATGCGTGGCTGATGGCGAATCCATTGCAAACTCCAGGAGCTTTGCACTTTATGGAAAGGAACGCTACGGTGATGAGCTACGGTATTCAAACGAACTCAACTCCTGAGATGAACCGAGGAAGGTTCGAAGATCCCACCTTTAAGTTCCAGATTCCTCTTCAGGTTGCTGCTGAGCGTGAGATCGCTAGGTCCTTGATAGGAG ATCCAAAGTTTAACTGGGTTGTCGGTTTCAAGGAGTTTCCACACCCAACTATCGAAGCTGTTGTTGCGTTGGATACAATAGGGCCGACTTTCTTCCTCGCCATCGCCATGTTTGGTTTTGTTCTTCAGATCAGTTCCTTGATCACTGAGAAAGAGCTCAAACTTCGCCAGGCGATGACGATGATGGGTGTTTTCGACACTGCTTACTGGCTGTCGTGGCTTACGTGGGAAGGGATTCTCACGACGGTCTCAGCGCTCTTGGTGGTTCTGTTTGGAATGATGTTTCAGTTCGACTTCTTCTTGAAGAACAGTTTCCCTGTTGTCTTCCTACTCTTCATGCTTTTCCAGTTAaatatg ATTGGAGTAGCGTTCATGCTATCAGCTTTTATCAGCAAATCATCTTCAGCGACAACTGTCGGATTCTTTGTGTTCCTGGTTGGCTTTGTGACACAG CTTGGATCATCGACTGGGTTTCCCTATGCCAAGAAATATTCTCGCACGATTAGGACGCTTTGGTCACTGTTCCCACCCAACACCTTTTCTCAGGGTCTAAAGATGCTTTCTGATGCAACTTCGACTCCCCAAGATCCTGGCATTAGCTGGAGCAAGAGAGCAGTATGCGGACCCAACGACAACACTGATTGTGTGATTACAATT AATGATATCTACTTGTGGCTACTTGGGACGTTTTGTTTGTGGTTTGTTCTTGCTCTCTACTTTGATAACATTGTTCCAAACGCCTCCGGTGTCAGAAAATCTGTCTTTTACTTTCTGAAACCTGGTTACTGGACCGGTAAAGGTGGCAGCCGAGTGGAAG AAGGTGGGATTTGTAGCTGTACCGGTTCAGTCCCACCTGTGGATCATGTTACTCCAGATGACGAAGATGTCCTTGAAGAGGAGACTTTAGTTAAGCAGCACGCAATGGAGGGGTTAGTGGATCCGAACATTGCTGTTCAAATACGTGGTCTTGCGAAGACTTATCCTGGGACAACCAAGTTTGGATGCTGCAAATGCAAGAAAACACCTGCTTATCACGCTCTCAAG GGGTTGTGGATGAATATTGCGAAAGATCAACTATTCTGTCTCCTTGGACCCAATGGAGCAGGGAAGACAACTACTATCAATTGTTTGACAGGCATAAATCCAGTTACTGGTGGTGATG CACTAATCTATGGGAATTCAATAAGAAGCTCTGTTGGTATGTCCAACATCCGTAAAATGATAGGAGTTTGTCCTCAG TTTGATATACTTTGGGATGCTTTGTCTGGTGAAGAACACCTCCGTCTCTTTGCTAGCATCAAAGGGTTGCCACCTGCATCCATCAATCCG ATGGTTGAGAAGTCACTGGCAGAGGTAAAACTGACAGAAGCAGGGAAAATCAGGGCAGGAAGTTACAGTGGAGGAATGAAACGCCGACTCAGTGTTGCAGTTTCACTCATTGGTGATCCTAAGCTAGTCTTCCTTGACGAGCCG ACAACAGGCATGGACCCGATCACAAGGAGACACGTGTGGGACATCATACAGGAAACCAAAAAGGGTCGCGCCATTATACTAACGACACATTCGATGGAGGAAGCTGATATCTTAAGTGATCGGATAGGGATAATGGCCAAGGGCAGGCTCCGCTGCGTTGGAACCTCTATCAGGTTGAAGTCCCGCTTCGGCACAGGTTTCATTGCTAACATTAGCTTCAACGAAAGCAACAACAACGGAGAGAACAACGGCAACGGTGAAGCTGATTCACGCGAGCCAGTGAAGAAATTCTTCAAAGAT CATCTCAATGTCAAACCAATAGAAGAAACCAAAGCCTTCATGACTTTTGTTATACCGCACGACAAAGAGAATCTTTTGACG AGGTTTTTTGCTGAGCTGCAAGACAGAGAAGTTGAGTTTGGAATCTCAGACATCCAACTTGGTCTAGCAACTCTTGAAGAAGTCTTCTTGAACATTGCAAGAAAAGCTGAACTCGAAAGCGCTGCTGTTGATGGTACAATGGTCACTCTCGAACTAACTTCTGGCTCATCCGTCGAG ATACCGGTGGGGGCAAGATTTGTTGGGATACCAGGAACCGAAACTGCAGAGAATCCGCGTGGAGTCATGGTGGAAGTGTACTGGCAACAAGACGAGTCGGGATCGTTGTGCATCTCGGGACATTCCACGGAGATGCCGGTTCCTGATATTGTTCCCGCGACAGATCCGGTTGCACCAGGGCATGGGGGAGTAAGCTTGTTGGGACGGAGAGGACGGGGACAGCAAGTTCAGGGGATTGTGATTGATCCTGAGTTTGTCGGCTCCCGTCGTGTTAGTAGAAGCGGTTCCTTTGCTTCCCAACGTTCTTCACTTTGA
- the LOC108810714 gene encoding transcription factor PRE4 translates to MSSRRSRSSRQTGASMISEDQINDLVLQLHRLLPELGNNNRRSGKVSASKVLQETCTYIRNLNKEVDDLSERLSQLLESTDSAQAALIRSLLM, encoded by the exons ATGTCTAGCCGAAGGTCACGGTCATCAAGACAAACCGGAGCTTCCATGATCAGCGAAGACCAAATCAACGATCTTGTCCTCCAGCTTCATCGTCTTCTCCCCGAACTTGGTAACAACAACAGACGCTCTGGAAAG GTTTCAGCATCGAAGGTATTACAAGAGACATGCACTTACATAAGAAACTTGAACAAAGAAGTGGATGATCTTAGTGAAAGATTATCTCAACTTTTGGAATCAACTGATTCAGCTCAAGCTGCGCTCATCCGAAGTTTGCTTATGTAG
- the LOC108811990 gene encoding RINT1-like protein MAG2: MDAIKPLPQVSTFSASVFSFLDDRFRDAADLSQSPGLVSQLKTEISELDQRLAGLNRRLESGLASYASFSDRIGGLLIGVNAKLADLSSSSTSASDGGKEEETMELPSLAKEVAQVESVRAYAETALKLDTLVGDIEDAVMSSLNKNLRISRSSGFEEVRLHAIKTLQKTEEILSLVAKRHPRWGRLVSAVDHRVDRALAMLRPQAIADYRALLTSLGWPPKLSNLTSSSLDSKAAEDVQNPLFNMEGNLKSQYCGNFHALCSLQGLQLQRKSRQLGSRKGENVLFHQPLWAIEELVNPLTVASQRHFTKWSEKPEFIFALVYKITRDYVDSMDELLQPLVDKAKLAGYSCREEWVSAMVSSLSLYLVKEIFPIYVGQLNETDRSSEAKVSWLHLIDLMISFDKRVQSLVSQSGILSLQEDGNLLRISSLSVFCDRPDWLDKWAEIELDERLVKLKAEMDNERNWTLKVQDELISTSNVYRPPIVSSILLQHLSSIIERSKSVPAIYLRARFLRLAASPTIQKFLDSLLLRCQEAEGLTALTEDDDLIKVSNSINAGHYIESVLEEWCEDVFFLEMGTGQENPQEGPGQENFTEPSEGIFGEEFEKLEKFRVEWINKLSVVVLRGFDARTREYIKNRKQWQEKRDKEWTVSRALVGALDYLQGKTSIIEENLNKADFTATWRSLASEIDKLFFSSILMANVKFSDDGVERFREDMEVLYGVFRAWCVRPEGFFPKLSEGLTLLKMKEKQVKEGLSRGEKWLRENGVRYLSEAEAKKIAKSRVFSQV, translated from the exons ATGGACGCGATCAAGCCACTCCCTCAGGTCTCGACCTTCTCCGCTTCAGTCTTCAGCTTCCTCGACGACAGGTTCAGAGACGCCGCGGATCTCTCCCAATCGCCCGGTCTGGTCTCCCAACTGAAAACCGAGATTTCCGAATTGGATCAAAGACTAGCCGGTCTTAACCGCCGGCTCGAGTCCGGTTTAGCTTCCTACGCTTCCTTCTCCGATCGCATCGGCGGTCTGCTCATCGGAGTCAACGCCAAATTAGCcgatctctcttcttcttctacctccGCGTCAG ATGGCGGGAAGGAGGAGGAGACGATGGAGCTTCCATCACTGGCGAAGGAGGTAGCACAGGTTGAGTCTGTGCGGGCTTATGCTG AGACTGCACTGAAGCTAGACACTTTAGTGGGTGATATAGAGGATGCTGTCATGTCTTCTCTCAATAAAAACTTGAGAATTTCTCGGTCAAGTGGTTTTGAA GAAGTGCGTCTGCACGCTATCAAAACACTCCAAAAGACGGAAGAGATACTGAGTTTAGTGGCGAAGAGGCATCCTCGTTGGGGGCGTCTTGTTTCTGCAGTTGATCATAGAGTGGATAGAGCTTTAGCTATGCTGAGACCTCAAGCGATTGCTGATTACAGAGCGTTGCTCACTTCTCTTGGGTGGCCGCCTAAGCTTTCTAACTTAACTTCGTCGAGTCTTGATTCGAAGGCGGCGGAGGATGTCCAGAATCCGCTTTTCAACATGGAAGGGAACCTCAAAAGCCAGTACTGTGGAAACTTCCATGCCCTGTGCAGCCTGCAGGGTCTGCAGTTGCAAAGGAAGTCGCGGCAGCTTGGGAGCCGCAAGGGTGAAAATGTTCTTTTCCACCAGCCACTCTGGGCTATTGAAGAGCTCGTTAACCCTCTGACAGTTGCATCTCAGCGACATTTTACAAAGTGGAGTGAAAAGCCTGAATTCATTTTTGCGCTTGTGTATAAAATCACAAGGGACTATGTGGACTCAATGGATGAGTTATTACAACCGCTTGTTGATAAAGCGAAACTAGCTGGGTACAGTTGCAGAGAAGAGTGGGTTTCGGCTATGGTGAGCTCACTGTCTTTGTACTTGGTGAAGGAGATATTCCCTATATATGTTGGTCAGCTAAACGAAACTGATCGTAGTTCTGAGGCTAAGGTGTCGTGGCTCCATCTCATTGACCTGATGATCTCTTTTGATAAGCGAGTGCAGTCTCTTGTATCGCAGTCAGGGATACTTTCGCTTCAAGAAGATGGGAATCTTCTAAGAATCTCCTCTCTTTCAGTTTTCTGTGACAGACCTGATTGGCTAGATAAATGGGCAGAGATAGAGCTAGATGAGAGGCTTGTCAAGTTAAAGGCAGAGATGGATAACGAAAGAAACTGGACGTTGAAGGTTCAAGACGAACTCATCTCTACTTCTAACGTTTACAGACCACCAATTGTTTCCAGCATCCTTCTGCAGCACTTGTCATCAATAATAGAACGATCCAAATCAGTGCCTGCCATTTATTTGAGGGCAAGGTTCTTGAGACTTGCAGCCTCGCCAACAATCCAGAAGTTCTTGGATAGCCTCCTTCTCAGGTGCCAAGAAGCTGAAGGACTAACTGCTTTAACCGAGGATGACGATCTAATCAAGGTCTCGAACTCGATCAATGCTGGTCACTACATTGAATCGGTCTTGGAAGAATGGTGCGAGGATGTCTTTTTCCTCGAAATGGGAACAGGACAGGAGAATCCACAGGAAGGTCCTGGACAGGAGAACTTTACAGAACCTTCTGAAGGTATTTTCGGAgaagagtttgagaagctgGAGAAGTTCAGGGTAGAGTGGATAAACAAGTTGTCTGTGGTGGTCTTGAGAGGCTTTGATGCCCGAACTCGAGAGTACATTAAAAACAGAAAGCAGTGGCAGGAGAAGAGAGACAAAGAGTGGACTGTGTCGAGGGCATTAGTTGGGGCTCTAGACTACTTGCAAGGCAAAACGTCGATAATAGAAGAAAACCTAAACAAAGCAGACTTTACAGCTACGTGGAGGAGTCTAGCCTCAGAGATAGACAAGCTGTTCTTCAGCAGCATCTTGATGGCGAATGTGAAGTTTTCTGATGATGGAGTCGAAAGGTTTAGAGAGGACATGGAGGTTCTGTATGGTGTTTTCAGGGCGTGGTGCGTTAGACCAGAAGGGTTCTTCCCTAAACTAAGCGAGGGGCTAACGCTGCTGAAGATGAAAGAGAAGCAAGTAAAGGAGGGTCTGAGCAGAGGGGAGAAGTGGTTACGTGAGAATGGAGTTCGGTATTTGAGTGAAGCCGAAGCCAAGAAGATAGCAAAGAGTAGAGTGTTCTCTCAAGTTTGA
- the LOC108811991 gene encoding microtubule-associated protein RP/EB family member 1A has product MAASIGIMDSAYFVGRNEILTWINDRLHLNLSRVEEAASGAVQCQMLDMTFPGVVPMHKVNFDAKNEYDMIQNYKVLQDVFNKLKITKPLEINRLVKGRPLDNLEFLQWLKRFCDSINGGIMNENYNPVERRSKGGRERSVKGSNKMPKSLQTNNTPPNSTSVGLSKASGPKPANTAQVQALSKELTDLKLSYDLLGKERDFYFSKLRDVELLCQTPELEDLPVVVAVKKILYATDANESALEEAQEYLNQSLAVGAEEENGEQEEEDY; this is encoded by the exons ATGGCGGCGAGCATCGGGATCATGGACAGTGCATACTTCGTGGGGAGAAACGAGATTCTCACTTGGATCAACGATCGCCTTCACCTCAATCTCTCTCGCGTCGAAGAG GCTGCATCTGGTGCTGTGCAATGTCAGATGCTTGATATGACCTTTCCTGGAGTTGTGCCAATGCACAAG GTTAATTTTGACGCCAAGAACGAATACGATATGATTCAAAACTACAAGGTCCTGCAAGATGTGTTCAACAAGCTCAAAATCACAAAG CCATTGGAGATTAACAGGCTTGTGAAAGGCCGACCACTGGACAACTTGGAGTTTCTGCAATGGTTGAAACGTTTCTGCGATTCCATTAACGGTGGCATTATGAACGa GAACTATAACCCCGTGGAACGAAGATCAAAAGGAGGCAGAGAGAGGAGTGTAAAGGGATCTAATAAGATGCCAAAGTCACTGCAAACAAACAATACTCCACCAAACTCCACTTCCGTTGGTCTAAGCAAAGCCTCAG GGCCCAAGCCAGCAAATACAGCTCAAGTGCAGGCTTTGTCAAAGGAG CTTACAGATCTCAAGCTCTCGTATGATCTCTTGGGAAAAGAAAGAGACTTTTACTTCTCCAAGCTCCGGGATGTAGAATTACTTTGCCAAACTCCTGAACTCGAGGATCTTCCG GTAGTGGTAGCAGTGAAGAAGATACTGTATGCAACGGATGCAAATGAATCTGCACTAGAAGAGGCTCAAGAGTACTTGAACCAGTCCTTAGCTGTGGGAGCTGAAGAAGAAAAcggagaacaagaagaagaagattactAA
- the LOC108811989 gene encoding uncharacterized protein LOC108811989, producing the protein MSSTSKAWTVAVSIGVVETLKDQLGLCRWNYMFRSVNQHLRNNVRTVSQGKRFSSSVAAANSSGESEKAKKSEESLRTVMYLSCWGPN; encoded by the coding sequence ATGAGTTCTACAAGCAAAGCGTGGACGGTGGCAGTTAGCATCGGAGTCGTAGAGACGTTGAAAGACCAGTTGGGTCTTTGTCGGTGGAACTACATGTTCCGGTCGGTGAATCAGCATCTCCGGAACAATGTCAGAACTGTTTCTCAGGGGAAAAGGTTCTCGTCTTCTGTTGCCGCAGCTAACTCGTCTGGTGAGAGTGAAAAAGCAAAGAAGTCTGAAGAATCGCTTAGAACGGTTATGTATTTGAGCTGTTGGGGTCCTAATTGA
- the LOC108811987 gene encoding pectinesterase 1: protein MESINTLKGYGKVSDQENQIPPSSPLPKPSSRKTLVAIVSLLLILAIVALTAGVFTRPPSHNPPPSNSLKAVCAVTPYPQTCLDALSSSSLKESDPESILELSLRIASEKVSALSVSFRSIDDVPGEEPAVKDCAKLYADAGSQLNETLSEIVAEKKGGGNWMTEKVVGDVKTWISAAMTDGETCSDGLEEMGTVVGNEIKREMVRVNQMMSVCLAIVSQMKKLLLVFH, encoded by the coding sequence ATGGAGTCGATTAACACCTTGAAAGGCTACGGCAAAGTATCCGACCAAGAAAACCAGATTCCTCCATCATCTCCACTTCCCAAACCATCATCCCGCAAAACCCTCGTCGCCATCGTATCCCTCCTCTTGATCCTCGCTATCGTCGCCTTAACAGCCGGAGTCTTCACTCGTCCTCCTTCCCACAACCCTCCCCCCTCCAACTCTCTCAAGGCAGTCTGCGCCGTGACTCCTTACCCACAGACCTGCCTCGAtgctctctcctcctcctctctcaaAGAATCCGACCCCGAGTCAATCCTCGAGCTATCTCTCCGGATCGCTTCCGAGAAGGTCTCAGCCTTATCCGTGTCGTTCCGGTCGATCGACGATGTGCCCGGGGAGGAGCCGGCCGTCAAGGACTGCGCGAAGCTCTACGCGGACGCGGGGAGTCAACTGAACGAGACGTTGTCGGAGATCGTGGCGGAGAAGAAGGGAGGAGGGAATTGGATGACGGAGAAGGTTGTTGGAGACGTTAAGACTTGGATCAGCGCGGCCATGACTGACGGCGAGACTTGCTCCGATGGGCTTGAGGAGATGGGAACTGTTGTGGGGAACGAGATCAAGAGAGAGATGGTGAGGGTTAATCAGATGATGAGTGTTTGCTTGGCCATTGTCAGCCAGATGAAGAAGCTTCTCCTGGTTTTCCACTAA